The following proteins are encoded in a genomic region of Populus trichocarpa isolate Nisqually-1 chromosome 13, P.trichocarpa_v4.1, whole genome shotgun sequence:
- the LOC7474618 gene encoding uncharacterized protein LOC7474618 isoform X1: MGDSLFEGLPPPSHQQQNQEAEANDTSKTTKREPSTVPAPPKPALKSALKRPKPVEAKPDPEDGAAEKATASGKRLRFKTTTDASETQVIEAMKKIASHIKTPAKFSKASKLAIQLIQAGSVKPGTSDHFFAILEAAMSSTTSCTDPSVRADYHCLFSAARDAAECLNKKQKNQLATWTVRAVLANDFFTDDSFLFSKTAGQVKDAIADLPVATKDDDIEEAASLIDKAATTDEYSKREDTCSGAEAEENKDVSDPFGLDALIPSTVKKDEKVKGKKDTPVKVREEEEEESKRFLKYQREALITCLEIAARRYKIPWCQTVIDILVKHAFDNVARFTSCQRDAIQKLWASIREQQTRRKQGKSVNGKLDVNGFEWLQQKYAGEKISIRHSVGGSGDRRASQWLG; this comes from the exons ATGGGTGATAGTTTATTTGAAGGTTTGCCACCACCTTCTCATCAGCAACAAAACCAAGAAGCAGAAGCTAACGATACttcaaaaacaactaaaagagAACCATCTACAGTGCCAGCTCCACCAAAACCAGCTTTGAAAAGTGCCCTCAAGCGCCCTAAACCAGTGGAAGCCAAACCAGACCCAGAAG ATGGTGCAGCTGAAAAGGCCACTGCATCTGGAAAGCGGTTGAGGTTTAAAACAACAACAGATGCCTCAGAGACGCAAGTTATAGAGGCCATGAAGAAGATAGCATCGCATATCAAGACTCCAGCTAAGTTTTCTAAGGCTTCAAAGCTTGCCATACAGCTAATTCAGGCTGGAAGTGTAAAACCAGGAACTAGTGACCACTTCTTTGCCATACTTGAGGCTGCCATGTCCTCAACCACTTCTTGCACAGATCCTTCTGTGCGGGCAGATTATCATTGCTTGTTCTCGGCAGCTCGGGATGCAGCTGAA TGCCTCAATAAGAAGCAGAAGAACCAATTAGCTACATGGACAGTTAGGGCAGTGTTAGCAAATGACTTCTTCACTGACGACAGCTTTTTG TTTTCAAAGACAGCTGGACAAGTAAAAGATGCCATAGCTGATCTTCCTGTTGCAACCAAGGATGATGACATAGAGGAAGCTGCATCACTAATCGATAAGGCAGCGACAACTGATGAATATAGTAAAAGAGAAGATACATGTTCAGGTGCTGAAGCTGAAGAGAATAAGGATGTGTCTGATCCGTTTGGGCTTGATGCTCTGATTCCAAGCACAGTGAAGAAAGATGAGAAGGTTAAGGGGAAGAAAGATACGCCAGTCAAGGTGagggaggaagaggaagaagagagtaAGAGATTCCTCAAGTACCAGCGAGAGGCCTTGATTACCTGTTTAGAGATCGCTGCTCGGCGTTACAAAATACCATG GTGCCAAACAGTGATAGACATTTTGGTGAAGCATGCCTTTGATAATGTCGCAAGGTTCACATCTTGCCAAAGGGATGCCATTCAGAAACTTTGGGCTTCCATACGGGAGCAGCAAACACGGAGAAAGCAAGGGAAATCAGTAAATGGGAAACTTGATGTGAATGGTTTTGAATGGCTTCAACAGAAGTACGCTGGTGAGAAAATCAGTATTCGGCACTCTGTTGGTGGCAGTGGGGATCGTCGTGCCTCACAGTGGCTTGGTTAA
- the LOC7474618 gene encoding uncharacterized protein LOC7474618 isoform X2 yields the protein MGDSLFEGLPPPSHQQQNQEAEANDTSKTTKREPSTVPAPPKPALKSALKRPKPVEAKPDPEAEKATASGKRLRFKTTTDASETQVIEAMKKIASHIKTPAKFSKASKLAIQLIQAGSVKPGTSDHFFAILEAAMSSTTSCTDPSVRADYHCLFSAARDAAECLNKKQKNQLATWTVRAVLANDFFTDDSFLFSKTAGQVKDAIADLPVATKDDDIEEAASLIDKAATTDEYSKREDTCSGAEAEENKDVSDPFGLDALIPSTVKKDEKVKGKKDTPVKVREEEEEESKRFLKYQREALITCLEIAARRYKIPWCQTVIDILVKHAFDNVARFTSCQRDAIQKLWASIREQQTRRKQGKSVNGKLDVNGFEWLQQKYAGEKISIRHSVGGSGDRRASQWLG from the exons ATGGGTGATAGTTTATTTGAAGGTTTGCCACCACCTTCTCATCAGCAACAAAACCAAGAAGCAGAAGCTAACGATACttcaaaaacaactaaaagagAACCATCTACAGTGCCAGCTCCACCAAAACCAGCTTTGAAAAGTGCCCTCAAGCGCCCTAAACCAGTGGAAGCCAAACCAGACCCAGAAG CTGAAAAGGCCACTGCATCTGGAAAGCGGTTGAGGTTTAAAACAACAACAGATGCCTCAGAGACGCAAGTTATAGAGGCCATGAAGAAGATAGCATCGCATATCAAGACTCCAGCTAAGTTTTCTAAGGCTTCAAAGCTTGCCATACAGCTAATTCAGGCTGGAAGTGTAAAACCAGGAACTAGTGACCACTTCTTTGCCATACTTGAGGCTGCCATGTCCTCAACCACTTCTTGCACAGATCCTTCTGTGCGGGCAGATTATCATTGCTTGTTCTCGGCAGCTCGGGATGCAGCTGAA TGCCTCAATAAGAAGCAGAAGAACCAATTAGCTACATGGACAGTTAGGGCAGTGTTAGCAAATGACTTCTTCACTGACGACAGCTTTTTG TTTTCAAAGACAGCTGGACAAGTAAAAGATGCCATAGCTGATCTTCCTGTTGCAACCAAGGATGATGACATAGAGGAAGCTGCATCACTAATCGATAAGGCAGCGACAACTGATGAATATAGTAAAAGAGAAGATACATGTTCAGGTGCTGAAGCTGAAGAGAATAAGGATGTGTCTGATCCGTTTGGGCTTGATGCTCTGATTCCAAGCACAGTGAAGAAAGATGAGAAGGTTAAGGGGAAGAAAGATACGCCAGTCAAGGTGagggaggaagaggaagaagagagtaAGAGATTCCTCAAGTACCAGCGAGAGGCCTTGATTACCTGTTTAGAGATCGCTGCTCGGCGTTACAAAATACCATG GTGCCAAACAGTGATAGACATTTTGGTGAAGCATGCCTTTGATAATGTCGCAAGGTTCACATCTTGCCAAAGGGATGCCATTCAGAAACTTTGGGCTTCCATACGGGAGCAGCAAACACGGAGAAAGCAAGGGAAATCAGTAAATGGGAAACTTGATGTGAATGGTTTTGAATGGCTTCAACAGAAGTACGCTGGTGAGAAAATCAGTATTCGGCACTCTGTTGGTGGCAGTGGGGATCGTCGTGCCTCACAGTGGCTTGGTTAA